One window from the genome of Salvia miltiorrhiza cultivar Shanhuang (shh) chromosome 7, IMPLAD_Smil_shh, whole genome shotgun sequence encodes:
- the LOC130993232 gene encoding type IV inositol polyphosphate 5-phosphatase 9, translating into MSRIKGEVMWPRLVASKIFKKRLGSHNFVADYPTATGEPFMEIPPCFNHKSLTPSATFIKDRDEETRNYKVFVSTWNVGGVEPTENSVMDELIDHTNPCDIYVFGFQEVVPLRAGNVLGPEKSKIWMKWNSLIRGALMKTKEEESCFRCIISKQMVGILISVWVRAELRPYVRNPSVSCVGCGIMGCLGNKGSVSVRFRLHETSFCFVCSHLASGGREGHHKYRNSNVQEILSRTIFPRGSSLHLPTNILHHDRVIFLGDLNYRISLPESTTRLLVYEQDWNALLEHDQLRMELMEGQVLEGWHEGNIKFRPTYKYYPGSDKYYGSFEGKKGEKKRAPAWCDRIIWQGEGLKQDLYERVESKLSDHRPVRAIFSTQVRVKLKLRALGNFFLSERFERITNSSTHFQDHFPTCNSRFSLHLTDF; encoded by the exons CCGCCACCGGCGAGCCTTTCATGGAAATCCCGCCTTGCTTCAACCACAAGTCTCTCACTCCCAGCGCCACCTTCATCAAAGATCGCGACGAGGAGACACGAAATtacaa GGTGTTTGTTAGCACTTGGAACGTCGGAGGAGTTGAACCAACTGAGAATTCCGTCATGGATGAGTTGATAGACCACACCAACCCCTGCGATATCTACGTCTTCGG TTTTCAAGAAGTGGTGCCGCTGAGAGCTGGAAATGTGCTGGGACCGGAGAAGAGCAAGATCTGGATGAAGTGGAATTCGTTGATCAGAGGTGCCCTAATGAAAACAAAGGAAGAAGAGTCATGTTTCAGATGCATCATCAGTAAGCAAATGGTGGGAATATTGATCTCCGTTTGGGTTCGGGCCGAGCTCCGGCCCTACGTCCGAAACCCCAGCGTTTCCTGCGTTGGCTGCGGAATCATGGGTTGTTTAGGAAACAAG GGTTCAGTGTCGGTAAGATTTCGATTGCATGAAACCAGCTTCTGCTTTGTGTGCAGTCATCTGGCGTCAGGTGGGAGAGAAGGCCATCATAAATATAGAAATTCAAATGTCCAAGAAATATTATCAAGAACTATTTTTCCAAGGGGTtcttcacttcatcttcccACTAATATTCTTCATCATGA TCGGGTGATATTTCTTGGAGATTTAAATTACAGAATCTCGTTGCCTGAATCAACGACAAGGCTGCTGGTTTACGAACAAGATTGGAATGCATTATTAGAACATGATCAA CTGAGGATGGAGCTGATGGAAGGCCAAGTATTGGAAGGTTGGCATGaaggaaacataaaatttaGGCCAACATATAAATACTATCCTGGTTCAGATAAATATTATGGCAGTTTTGAGGGCAAAAAAGGCGAAAAGAAACGTGCTCCTGCATG gtgtgaCAGAATAATATGGCAAGgtgaaggattgaagcaagatTTGTATGAAAGAGTAGAATCAAAATTGTCAGATCACAGACCAGTTAGAGCAATTTTCAGCACACAAGTAAGAGTGAAGCTAAAGCTGAGAGCCCTTGGAAACTTCTTTTTGTCTGAGAGATTTGAACGCATCACAAATTCCTCCACTCATTTTCAAGATCATTTTCCCACCTGTAATTCCAGATTTAGCCTTCACCTCACtgatttttga